One genomic region from bacterium encodes:
- a CDS encoding response regulator transcription factor → MNAKIIVADDHRMVREGLRSLIERQPGLSVVAEARDGAEAVSLTKKHRPDLVVMDISMPNLNGLEAIRLIRTEKNKTRIIVLSMHADRRYVAEAFKAGAEGYLLKDSAFGELTQAIKTVLQGKRFLSPSIAGLLIDGYLTREDQTQPSAYNLLSVREREVLQMMAEGQATKQIAKVLNLSIKTIETYRKQIMDKLNLHSIAQLTKYAIREGLTDL, encoded by the coding sequence ATGAATGCCAAGATAATAGTGGCCGATGACCATCGGATGGTGCGGGAGGGCCTGCGGTCCCTGATCGAGCGCCAGCCGGGCCTGAGCGTAGTCGCCGAGGCCCGGGACGGGGCCGAAGCGGTCAGCCTGACCAAGAAGCACCGGCCGGACCTGGTGGTGATGGATATCTCCATGCCCAACCTCAACGGACTGGAGGCCATCCGCCTGATCCGGACCGAAAAGAACAAGACCCGGATCATCGTGCTCTCGATGCATGCCGACCGGCGCTACGTGGCCGAGGCCTTCAAGGCCGGAGCCGAGGGATATCTTCTCAAGGATTCGGCCTTCGGCGAGCTGACCCAGGCCATCAAGACCGTGCTTCAGGGAAAACGGTTCCTCAGCCCCTCCATCGCCGGCCTGCTGATTGACGGATACCTGACCCGGGAGGACCAGACCCAGCCCAGCGCCTACAACCTGCTTTCGGTGCGGGAGCGGGAAGTGCTGCAGATGATGGCCGAAGGCCAGGCCACCAAGCAGATCGCCAAGGTGCTGAACCTGAGCATCAAGACCATCGAAACCTACCGCAAGCAGATCATGGACAAACTCAACCTCCACAGCATCGCCCAGCTCACCAAATACGCCATCCGCGAGGGGCTGACCGACCTCTGA
- the gdhA gene encoding NADP-specific glutamate dehydrogenase, with protein sequence MSHITDVIAKVKGKNPGEPEFHQAVEEVMKTLEPTVAKHPEFVKWKIYERICEPDRVVMFRVPWVDDKGEVQINKGFRVQFNNAIGPYKGGLRFHPSVNLGIIKFLGFEQIFKNSLTTLAMGGGKGGSDFDPKGKSDMEVMKFTQSFMRELFRHIGQDTDVPAGDIGVGGREIGYMYGYYKKIRNEFTGVLTGRAREYGGSLIRPEATGYGSVYFGAEMLATRKKDYKGLRCLVSGKGNVTQYTIEKINQLGGKAISISDSAGTIIDEEGIDAEKLKYVMNLAEVKRGRAKEYADTYKSAKYYEGKSVWDVVKDGGLKFDCAFPSATQNEINEDHAKAMVKNGCFLVSEGANMPSNLAAIKIYQDNNVLYGPAKAANAGGVATSGLEMAQQSARWYWDRNEVDQKLQRIMKDIHQQCLDASETYATKGDYLAGANIAGFVKVAKAMVAQGVV encoded by the coding sequence ATGTCCCACATCACCGACGTGATCGCCAAGGTCAAGGGGAAGAATCCTGGGGAGCCGGAATTCCACCAAGCGGTAGAAGAGGTCATGAAAACCCTGGAGCCCACCGTGGCCAAGCATCCCGAGTTCGTAAAGTGGAAGATCTACGAACGGATCTGCGAGCCGGACCGGGTAGTTATGTTTAGGGTGCCCTGGGTGGACGACAAGGGCGAGGTCCAGATCAACAAGGGATTCCGGGTCCAGTTCAACAACGCCATCGGGCCCTACAAGGGAGGCCTGCGCTTCCATCCCTCGGTCAACCTGGGCATCATCAAGTTTTTGGGTTTTGAGCAGATCTTCAAGAACAGCCTGACCACCCTGGCCATGGGCGGCGGCAAGGGCGGCTCGGACTTTGACCCCAAGGGCAAGAGCGACATGGAAGTGATGAAGTTCACCCAGTCATTCATGCGCGAATTGTTCCGCCATATCGGCCAGGACACCGACGTGCCCGCCGGAGACATCGGGGTGGGCGGCCGGGAGATCGGCTACATGTACGGCTATTACAAGAAGATCCGCAACGAGTTCACCGGCGTGCTGACCGGCCGGGCCCGGGAGTACGGCGGATCGCTGATCCGTCCCGAAGCCACCGGCTACGGTTCGGTCTATTTCGGGGCCGAGATGCTGGCCACCCGCAAGAAGGATTACAAGGGCCTGCGCTGCCTGGTCTCCGGCAAGGGCAACGTCACCCAGTACACCATTGAGAAGATCAACCAGCTGGGCGGCAAGGCCATCTCGATATCCGATTCGGCCGGAACCATCATCGACGAAGAAGGCATTGATGCCGAAAAACTGAAATACGTCATGAACCTGGCCGAGGTCAAACGCGGCCGGGCCAAGGAATACGCCGATACCTACAAGAGCGCCAAGTATTATGAGGGCAAAAGCGTCTGGGACGTGGTCAAGGACGGCGGCCTGAAATTCGACTGCGCCTTCCCCTCCGCCACCCAGAACGAGATCAACGAGGATCACGCCAAGGCCATGGTCAAGAACGGCTGCTTCCTGGTCTCCGAAGGGGCCAACATGCCCTCCAATCTGGCGGCCATCAAGATCTACCAGGACAACAACGTGCTGTACGGGCCGGCCAAGGCGGCCAACGCCGGCGGCGTGGCCACTTCCGGCCTGGAAATGGCCCAGCAGAGCGCCCGTTGGTACTGGGACCGCAACGAGGTCGACCAGAAGCTGCAGCGGATCATGAAGGACATCCATCAGCAGTGCCTGGATGCCTCCGAGACCTACGCTACCAAGGGCGATTACCTGGCCGGAGCCAACATCGCCGGGTTCGTCAAAGTGGCCAAGGCCATGGTGGCCCAGGGCGTGGTCTAA
- a CDS encoding AbrB/MazE/SpoVT family DNA-binding domain-containing protein, with the protein MTTTVLTTKGQVVIPAAIRKQMGIAKGAHLSIEQKGGEIVLKPVDIAFFAGISESFNTKGRLTKALLKERARERKRESGK; encoded by the coding sequence ATGACCACGACAGTATTAACCACCAAGGGCCAGGTGGTGATCCCGGCGGCGATCCGCAAGCAGATGGGCATCGCCAAGGGCGCTCATTTGAGCATCGAACAGAAAGGCGGGGAAATAGTGCTAAAGCCGGTGGACATCGCTTTTTTTGCCGGAATATCAGAGTCATTCAACACCAAAGGCAGGCTGACCAAGGCTTTGCTCAAGGAACGGGCCAGGGAGCGCAAACGGGAGTCGGGTAAATGA
- a CDS encoding type II toxin-antitoxin system VapC family toxin encodes MIKVLDSYALLAFLDREPGHEIVEALFLEAVESQTQVMMTAVNYGEVYYIVLRELGQSKAQELEQVVSKLPLKVVDADWALARQAARIKAHKKMAYADCFAAALAKQHRGEVVTGDPEFKEIEEDIKVRWLR; translated from the coding sequence ATGATAAAGGTGCTGGATTCATACGCCCTGCTGGCCTTTTTGGACCGGGAGCCTGGTCATGAAATAGTGGAGGCTTTGTTTTTGGAAGCGGTGGAGAGTCAAACCCAAGTAATGATGACCGCCGTCAATTATGGGGAAGTATATTATATAGTACTCAGGGAACTTGGCCAGTCCAAAGCCCAGGAACTGGAACAGGTGGTAAGCAAGCTGCCCTTGAAAGTGGTGGATGCAGACTGGGCCTTGGCCCGGCAAGCCGCCCGGATAAAAGCCCATAAAAAAATGGCCTATGCCGATTGTTTTGCGGCTGCCCTGGCCAAGCAACACCGGGGGGAAGTAGTTACCGGTGACCCGGAGTTTAAAGAAATAGAGGAAGATATCAAAGTAAGATGGCTGAGGTAG
- a CDS encoding heme NO-binding domain-containing protein, with protein sequence MKIKGLIILSRKEFVKEHFGEEAWEKVFNELPVQYLQLMGDTILTTQWYPFEIGDHIDKAIVKILGKGDPLVFEQLGAKSAQKSLAKEHRSFLSAGDPQAFLKKSGTIYKFYYDTGRREYQATGPNSGVITTYDSETYSLPDCLTVIGWYKEALKMCGAKKVAMEEEECRASGGDCCRYKVEWKI encoded by the coding sequence ATGAAGATCAAGGGCCTGATAATATTGTCGCGCAAGGAATTCGTCAAGGAGCACTTTGGGGAAGAAGCCTGGGAAAAGGTGTTCAATGAACTGCCGGTGCAGTACCTGCAGCTGATGGGCGACACCATCCTGACCACCCAGTGGTATCCCTTTGAGATCGGGGACCACATTGACAAGGCCATCGTCAAGATACTGGGAAAAGGCGATCCCCTGGTCTTTGAACAACTGGGGGCTAAATCGGCCCAGAAAAGCCTGGCCAAGGAACACCGGTCATTCCTGTCCGCCGGGGATCCCCAGGCCTTCCTGAAAAAATCCGGCACCATCTACAAATTCTATTATGATACCGGGCGCCGGGAATACCAGGCCACCGGGCCCAATTCCGGGGTGATCACCACCTATGATTCCGAAACCTATTCCCTGCCCGACTGCCTGACGGTGATCGGCTGGTACAAGGAGGCCCTGAAGATGTGCGGGGCCAAAAAAGTTGCGATGGAGGAGGAGGAGTGCCGGGCCTCGGGCGGAGACTGCTGCCGCTATAAAGTGGAATGGAAGATCTAA
- a CDS encoding GNAT family N-acetyltransferase yields the protein MGITEETVAAKLNSTYRGWLCRDGSGRALGFSIANKSDGEMWVIAVLPEFEGRGIGRKLMLLVQDWLFQYHDELWLTTEHDPANRAYGFYQSLGWREESVENGHSRFVLKKPTP from the coding sequence ATGGGCATAACCGAGGAGACCGTGGCCGCCAAGCTGAACTCCACCTACAGGGGCTGGCTGTGCCGGGACGGAAGCGGCCGGGCTTTGGGCTTCTCGATCGCAAACAAAAGCGACGGGGAGATGTGGGTCATAGCCGTGCTGCCGGAGTTCGAAGGACGGGGGATCGGCCGGAAGTTGATGCTGCTGGTCCAGGACTGGTTGTTCCAATATCATGATGAACTGTGGCTGACCACCGAGCACGATCCGGCCAACCGGGCCTATGGTTTTTACCAGAGCCTGGGCTGGCGGGAGGAATCTGTTGAGAACGGGCATTCCAGGTTCGTCCTTAAAAAACCAACACCCTGA